The genomic interval tgcaattattataaattaattaaaacttgatAATCAATTATAAGATTGCTTAAGTCcagtaattttaatattttcatttgaatCTTTCACACCTGTTTTATTTTAGGAGCATattaataatgaatgtttatttgttattaccTTAAGTAAGCAAGATTTTTTATAAGACATAGTCAAGATTTGTTAATCTCTGTAACCATACAAACCACCTATTTTGGTCGACTTAAAAGACTGGAATAACTTACCTATTTCCTatttacataccaaatatgaccaAACAATTTTAACTATTACTTAGTTATCGTAGGTTTTATTATCGCACGTTCAGACTATTAAATGTTCGCATGTTTGCTTTAAATACgagaaagtgaattgtgtgtatATATCACAATAAGGTGACatacacaataacaaaataaacacgaTGTATCATTATGCTTACGACAAAGTTATGATTACAAACAATACACAATGGACATCCTTAACGCCATACTCTTACATATCGAAAAGAAAGCAGGATTGTAGCGAATGTTTCTATAGGGGGAGGGGGATTCTcccaaaacaaaaaatacaattttatgattttgtttttgaagCTACTGGCgggtatttttttacatgtattacatttgctattaaattattttaaatattttgatttggcACCTGCGTTGAAAGCATGCTACCAAACGCACGGTAGGCTTGCTCAATAGACGCgatttgttaaaggggccttttcacagattttggcatgttttgaagtttgtcattaaatgctttatattgattaatgtaaacattagatctaaaaggctcaagtaaaaaatccataataagatttttaaaagaaaaaaatgataacccccagcaggactcgaaccactgacccctggtgccCTGGAATAAAAAATCCACGCattagacctctcggccatccttccgtatACAAGCTTGGAGGTATTGTATACTtgatataagcgatcctcgtagtttcacaaaatataacgacaacaacagaactctccaaattatgtaatcgtttggcgttgcaacgctttataattttcaggtttttaaatcgtcaaaagatgcttataaaggctattttagagcatggtaaatgttcagtattacggtttcctcacaaatatcataactaaaacgaaaatttgcgaatatgaaacaacttttttcaattttctcaaataaaactatttcttTCAGGATAACATACCATGAACTACAAGCTTTAACGTTTGACAACGTTATTGCTGAGGTAAGTGCAGTGTTTGGATTGTTGTAAGTTACATATTAtgaaaaactaattatatatgtatatctttcaatttaaaaattataaaatatttgttttggtcAACATGTAACTCTAGTAATTGTAAGCTGGTGAGCCGAAAGTATTACACTAAACGAGTTTTTGTATGTTTATCGAAACTTCAACAACTTTTGTTACTTTTGTTACTTTGACTACACTATTTCAGAAGGTCTGCCTCATTCAAGAGCTGGAGGAAAGGTAAAAAGTTAAGGGATACAATTTTAACACAAACACTTCAGTTATTGCTAGAATCTATGCGTGTCGGTTTAATTCGAATATATTAGAGAACGTTACTGATTTAAGGTCATTGTAACGTTAAGCCAGCCTGAAAAtaacattgaatatatatatatatatatattcgttgTTAGTGATTAAAACCTTACATATGATTCATTTCTCTATGgaaatgtttattgaaaaaacAACCTTACATCGTCTTGGCGAAAGTGATTGTATTTTAGTTAAGTAATTAGTATGCTATCACTTACTTTATTATTCACAACAGATGTAAATCCCTAGAAGAAAACATCAGAAAACATCGTAGTAACTATGAGGTGGTATCAAAATACGTTTCTACTGCAACGAAGAGCATGCACTTTAATTTGCTTCTTAATGAATCAagatttatatttagattttaacGTTGATTGCATCACAAAGTTGTTTGGTTGCATGCAACTAGTGACTGTTGTACCATTTcccaatttaaaataaagttaatgaaGGCATATGTCAATCTCAATTGTGTTTTCATTAATCGCCGCTGAAGAGCCATATTCGAAACAAATATATCATATATTGTTATCGCTTTCAGAGTGCTGTGTCGAAAAATGCTCAGCTTCAACACGAAATTAATTTATTACAGAGCAAGTAAGTGAATGTATTTCATAAAAGTTTACATAATGATACTGATGTTTCACAGCGTTACATGGTTACGAAGGTATACAGACTTCATGTGATAACCGCAGTTTCATTACTATTTGTATTTCCAAAACCCTACATCGTTATTTAGCTATGTAATGATCATTATTTCTTAATCGATTGTTATATTCATTTTCTgacatttgtttatttcaaagaTTGAATGCATGGTATGTAAATGCTGCACAATCAATGGCAAAAAGTGGAAGCTCATAAAACACCAACGGCATGTATTCAAACACACGACTGGCGGAACAATTTGAtgttaatgtaaaaaatgtatgGTTGGATGTTTGTGACCGTCTAAATGCAACCATTCCGGAGTTGGACCGTCTGAAAGCATTGTCCGATATAATTGAGGTATAACGACATTTGTGCATTTTGATATCAATCTTTACTAAGGACGTTTTTTCGAAAGTGTGTAAATGTTTCGTCATAATGAAGTTAATAAGCATGAGAATATACATGTTGAACTCTTCCACTTATCGAAAAATGAAACACGTGTTTATGATATTATAACGATCTGAAATACGTTTTGTTCTTTCGACAAAATTAGGCAAAGAACACTACCATTATCATGAATTTCTCTTAAAATAAGCTAAACTAAACTTGAATTATATGCATTCATGGTGCCAGTGTGGTAAATGTTATCCAATTAAGGATACTCGGAACGAAAGCCCTGGATTCTGAGCCTCAGCGACAACAGCTCAGTTATGAAACATACCGTAAACTATCTATAGATTGTTTACAGCAAAAAATTGATATTTTCATCTGAATGTTTCAGACTGTATCGACCAAATGTATGGAGAAAGCTGATGCAGATGTTCAAATTATCACTTCAAGCTATGATGTGAACGAGGAGGTATGAACCATTGTCACTATGTTTTTTATTCGCTGTGTTATCAATTCATTTTGCAAAGAACGATGGACTAAATTGTATGATAGTCATTCAAAATAATGCATGTTTGATTAAAACTTTCAAAACTTTATCGTATTCAGGAAATGAACAATTTGTTGGACCTTCGAAGAAAATGTGGTCAAACCAGAAGGAAAATAGAGGACGTCGTTCTGGTAAGGACATATTTCTTAACAGAATGCATATTTAAATAGGtcaatgtttgtttaaattattcgtATCTTTGTTCGCTATATTTGAACGGAAAATATGTAAACAACCCAAATTCAATTAAGGAACAGAGTCACTTTACACACGGCATTGATTAAGACCGGATTGATTTATAAGTTTCTTAAAGCACCTGTCGATTTACGTATCATGcactttatattaaatatttgcaggaaattgCTGATCCGTTATGGAAAAATGAAAATGTGGAAACACTTATTCAAGCCGATAATACAAATGAAACGATACACCTCTACGTAGATTTATTAAAGATGCGATTGAGGTTTGTTGGTTGATGTCCATATCGCAGCCTCCTTTGATGCTCAATTTTGATGTTGACGGCATTATGTATACACCCAATGTCAAACAAAGATTTACTGAAATTTCGACCGATGATGTGATAGAATCGGATGGTGAGCCAGGTACCATTTTGTTGGTCGTCTGGCCGTCCGTAGAAAAACGAGACAAACGTGGATTTTTGAAAAAAGGAGAAGTAATCGTTGTTCCGTGGCGTGATGCAGACGTGTCTATCTAAATCCTCCAACATCATTGTAACTTTCTAAATGATATTGggaatattgcaatattttaacatgtttattattgttgAGCATCTATATTCACTTTTAAggctagaagctttattgtaagctttattgctgaaataaatgtaattgttgttgttgtttttgtataatcaTGATATGAAAAGGATTTGTGTTCCTGTTATATTGTCGCCAATGATGTAATAGTGACTTATATCTTTCCCTTAAGTATTAAGAAATGCTATTTAATTTGATGGTGGCTGGTTGAACAATTTTTTTCGACACACGCGCATCTTCTTTTCATCTCCTGTTTAAGCGATTTGAATTTACATATTTGATGTTCAGATAGTTATTTTGCGTTTTTTCTTCACTCGAGTTAGCATAGTTTGCTTGTTATGTATGAAACTTACTACACACTTTTAGCAGAGAAGATTAAATTACCAAACTACATTCATTTATAAGTTAACCTGAACTTCTTTGATTGTACGTTATTATGGCAAGTAACGACCACACATTGTTTATGATAAGGAAAACATCCATTATAAAACCATTTCTGAGTGTACGATCATTCGATACGATTTTATAAATGGAAGTCACTCACACACTTTAATAGGAGAGAATTTCTTATTTACAATCGATAGTAGTTAACTTAAGTAAACCAACAGCCATACAACACAGGGGCAAATATACAACTCGATATGGAAAATAAGCGTTATTCATCATCATTGTTTTATGGCTTATGAACTAttgttcatattttaatttaagaaatttaCACCCGTGTTACTTTGCAATGCACACACATTGGTTAACCATTGACAGGCTGAGTATTTCTTCGCTGTATGTATTTGGAATCATATGAGCATTATCGATATTGTGTTGAATGATTCAAACCTTCGTGCACTGCACAATGTTTAAAGAtgaacaatacaatttaagttaaaaacatttattgtgaTGTTAACATGGTAGACACTTAAAAGTAggctttatttacaaataaaatataaaaaaagtcagTGTTAATTTGTTATTCTTAACTTTATTAAACCGCAAACATGAAGAGAAAAtgagttaaacaattaaattattacATAAGTTCTAGTCATTCACATCGAACTTTAAATGTAGGTAGCGCATAAGTGTGTATTATGTGTCTGTATGATAGTGGTCGAGTATTTCGTAGTTCATAATAAAAGCATGCTTCGTTTTAACTACGTGCACTATCTAACGATTATCATAATATTTCTATAATTTAGTACCATCTAAGCCACTGTCAATTTGACCCTACAATTATCTGAACAATTGACAATTAATGAGCCAACATAGTCACAATTTGATTTGAGTGAGATGAATAGATGTGTGCAAAAAGATAACCGTGTTTATCTATGCTCGCTTCTCCTTCTGCCACTACAGTTCTGTCAGATGCATGTAGATCTGAGTAAAGAGGGAAACATATTGACAATATAGCGTACCTTTCAACAAAGATTTCGTTGTGAGCTTAATTTTGCGTGCAGGTAAATATGTGCAACCGAAATATTACAATCCTGTGTTAGTACATGCTGCATGTTCATGTATGCATATTGCATGTTCATGTATGAAACTGCTACCAGATCACAGTAGACTGACCGGTAATAGATGTATGATGCTTTGAGCGGCTATCGTTTGAATCATGGTATAATGTAAGTTGATTTTGGTTATAATGAggaatatattcatataaatcgGATATTGTTCTTTGCCAAATTGTACTAGGCGAAGaacatataaaacattaacattctCGAACGTCGATCAGTTAAGTTTAAACTGACCAGGTTTCAACACAAGTGTGAACATTTATGTGAAACTCATATTTAAGTATTTCTTTACAGAAGTGACTTCAAATTCAGGAAAACAGAAAATTCAATTATCACAGAAAGCAGACCGACGTCTAACTTTAACCTGACACACAATATGTACCGCTTTAAAATGGTTTAATTTCTAGAAggatatttaaatgcaaatgtgTGATATTTGAGCCATAACCTGTACCTATTTTTCACCAATTTGTATAGAATAAGATTGCTTGTTTAGGTTTTTTGTTAGTTTCGATTTCGCTGTATATTCTTATTTACGTAAGCTTAATATTCTCAAATTATAGACCCACATGTTTATATTATCTTTCTTAAACACAGTGTGTAACCTGATAAAGAGATATTAAAAGGTTATTTTTGGAAACCGAAACTAACGTATTTCATCATATTTATAGCATTTGTTCATACAAACATTGTGAATATTCTGTCGGACAACGAAGCTAAGGTAATGTAAATTTCTATATGTCTTAgcaacttattattattattattctagtatcaataatattattaaactttaaatattgattgtggatatcatatatatatatatatatatatatatatatatatatatatatatatatatatatatatatggaacacacaattgtagttttcaattaaaaCTGGAAATACAAGTacaaatttaaacttaaaaatttcTTTTTCAGAAACATGAATTTCTTTGGATCATGTAAGAGTTGCAAACAGTTGGAGGTACTACGGCAGTGAGccgtttttattgtttgtgtgaTATGTCGTTTACACaaagtttatatgtgtatatgttataAAAACACGAGATCGATTATCTGTACGTTTATGCAACAGAAGTACATTACCAAACTAAACAATGTACACGGAGAGTTATAACCTTGCATACTATatataaactattttcaaacattttctgAAGAGTAAACATGCATTAGGATGATGAAACTTTTACACGTTGTATAATTGAACTGCAAGTAACAGGTTAAACTGTTGGCATTAGATGGAAAGATGAGTGTGTGAATTTTATAAACTCTGAAGTAACTTTAAATACCCAAAAATTCAttgttttttgggggaaaaacgTCCAGTTAATTGCCTGTGCTTATACGTTTCAAATGATTATTCACTGGCTACTCGACTATTTATATCGGAAaggaaattatatataacaaatctAACAAAACTATTACAATCACGTACGTGTTTATATGATTTATCAGGTAATATTGACAGACACTATTTTGCTAAggctatattttaatttacaatacTTGTGATTGTAATGTTTTAGGGAACAATTCGCGATACTCAAGCTCTACTAAATGAAGTTATGAATTCAACAGTTGAAAAAGAGGAACTTGTGAGGAAACAGGGCCAAAAGTAATTGTCTTCTTCGAAAAAATTAAGGAAACAAAAAGCAATCgctatatatttttaacacatatttgaaGATTCGTTTTGCATTTTTACTTAATTGCTTTATCCTAAATAATGTTTggtttaaatgttataattgcTATATCAAAATACGACAATGCGTTTTATGTTATTTGCTTTAATGTTTATAAGATAGCCCCTACTGCTTTACTTGATTGTAAGTATGGTTTATGTTCCGTTACATTTGGCCTCTGAAGTTTATGCGTGTTTATTCCCGTTTGATATCTATTGACATATTGTTGCTTTAAAACCAACGTAAGGACAAGAAAGATCATTTAAAGTGAAAACATTAACTGCTATATGAAATTCTGTTTCATGCCGTGTAGAAAAtggattgtttttttatt from Dreissena polymorpha isolate Duluth1 chromosome 1, UMN_Dpol_1.0, whole genome shotgun sequence carries:
- the LOC127860559 gene encoding uncharacterized protein LOC127860559 codes for the protein MSSNYESVLSVNIQLEHDNKILQDKITYHELQALTFDNVIAEKVCLIQELEERCKSLEENIRKHRSNYESAVSKNAQLQHEINLLQSKLYRPNVWRKLMQMFKLSLQAMM